In the Triticum urartu cultivar G1812 unplaced genomic scaffold, Tu2.1 TuUngrouped_contig_4934, whole genome shotgun sequence genome, GGGCGGAGCTACGCTAATTCAAGGGTATGCAATGCATACCCGATGATTTTTGCAAAAATATTTCAGTACATAAGCTTCTATATGCATGTATATAGCCGATGGCAGCCTAGTTATGCGAAGAGAACGATTCAGCGTCATTTGGGCTTTATTGGGCTGCCACGTTGCTAGTACAGTGCTACTGGGCCTTGTCCTTCAGCCTTGATGCTGGCTTTTCATGGAAGTCCGGGAACCAGCCCGTCTAGTCAACTTGCGACTGCAATTCCGCGGATTGAATTGCCGCATTGTAAAACTAGGGCATCGCGCATAGGCCGCATCTGCCATCTGAAGTAATCGCCGCGTGACGGCCCGTGGATCGCTGCCTGCGGCCTGCCGCCGATCGACTGCCTACACACGTCCTCTGCATTATGTGATTGGCAACGACACATTGTGCACGGCGCATCCGCCATGCCCATCTAGCACGCAAGTCGTCAACGGCTGCGTGCACAATTTCACCCATCGTCTCATTGTGATTCGTCATTTTCTTTAATATTTTCAACAAATTGTTTAATCGACAATAGATGATTATATTAGTTTTTAATTTTGTTTTGATTAAATTTCTGGAGACCAATACTAATATGATTGCTCGGTCAGTTTCCTTTCGCGTAAATTCTTGATGCAAATAAAGAAATATTTCATCATTTCTCACTTCCAAAAAGGCGATCGTAGAGACATATTCTAATTCTCCTTATACTCGAAACATAGCTAAATTGTTAGACATATGTCGCTACAAAGAATAATTTATAGTTTCGTTATGAACTTCTTTATCTCTTATTATATTGTTGTGTAGAAAAAAAACTTCGCATACCCATGTTGaaaatcctggctccgccactgaGTACTACTACTTAGTAACTAGCTACTATACATGTTGACTATTAGGTTGGCTATAGATGATGTGACAACCTCATATAGTCAATTGTTtactatactattaaccatgctctaaagGCAGATTTGCAAATCACGAGGTTGCCCCTAGACCAGTGGTTTATAGAATACCATTGAAGAATTTACTTCTTTTCATGACCATTTCGTGTATTGATGCAGATCTCATTACTCCCTACAAAAGTCTCTATCTAGTGGAATATATATACTCTATCCAGAAACACTTTAATTCAACATTATGCTCCCACTTGAAAATAAAAGGTCCATAATATTGTGATTTTGGAAACAAAACCACATGTATGCGTACATACTTTGTGATACTATGAGTTCTTTCATAGGTTAGTGCAATTACAAGAACTGACATCATGGAAAAAGAACAAATTTAATGCAAAAGAAGCGAATATCCAATTTTGAGCCCAGGCTCATCTCACCcggtgaacagtaaattcaaaaaatccaaaaaaaatggCATGAATGTTTCAGTGCGTGAGATCCGTGTCAAATTTCAGCTTGTCCGGACATCTGAGTAGCTCTAAAAAATGGGTCTGAAAAGTACATGAACAGTTTAGAAAATGCAGAGTTATCAAACGGGACCTAAACTGTTTCACATATCTCAAGTTTGTCTTTTTTTCTGAGAGTTACTCAGATATTCAAACGAGCTGAAATTTGGCACGGACCTCACGCACTGAAGCATCTTCCATGCAAAAAATGTATTCTTTTGAATTTTTCTAGTATCTTTTTTTACTGTTCATGACGGGAGCAAATGAGCTAGGGAGCTAGATAGTCACTCTCCAAAATAAGTTGCTATTTGGGCTCTCATTTatctttcctttttttattttgcATAACAAATGTTAGCATGTGTTATCATGGAAATTTGCTAATATATGGTATCGATATGTATGACTCTCTTCACGAGCGATGTTTGCTGCTCTGATGTGATGGTTCTCTGGGGCCTTACCACGACGACTTCTCGACTATCTATTGCAACAAGGTTTGTCTGGCTTCGGTTAGGAAGGGCGATGACGATGGCGTATCTTCGGCTCGCTCCAATGCTTTTAGTCGTCGCTAGGTGACCCATGGACATGCTTGTAATTTTTATTATCTTTGGTGTTATTTGTACGGCTATTACTAATTATGAATAGACGGGAAGGTTCTTTCAAAGAAAAAGGGGTATCTAGTTAATCTTGAAAAATCTAATATGCAGATTAGCTTTGTCCTAAGTGAAACCTTATAAAGTTTGACCTGGTTATAAAAAACAATACAGACATGTACAATAACAACTGTATAGATGGTGTGGAAATATACTCAATGATTATTCCAATAATATTGATTTGGTATTATAGAATGttaatattttatatatatatatatataaattcAGACAAAATTTACAAATTTTAACTTGAACAAAGCTAATATGTGAAGTAAATAAAAACGGTGGAGTATTTTGTAGGGAGCAACCAACACGAGATGTGTAGAATGTGCATTGCACAAAACGCAATTGCTATCGTTACTGTACGCACATGCCTTTTATGTTTTTTTTTCTTATAGTAGGAAATAGTACAAAACATGAAAGCACATATCTTTGGAGGATTCTTTCGATAAGGATCGGGAGGCAGGCCGGGAGGACAAAATCCAGGCACCAAATATGCTCGTCTTCTATGCATGGCGTTGTCGCCCCACTGTTGAGGGCCCTCGTGCGCCGCACGTGCTTGCCACGTGTGAGCCGGCACGTGTCGCCGCGCCATTGCCCGTCCGTGCAAGCCGCATGTGAAGCCAGGCGACGGGGCCACGTGCGAAAGGCGCGCCACTAACTTGTCAAACAACGAGCACTCCTAAGCTCCCTCCATTATTGACTACACTTTGGTTTATCTCTGGACCTGGACACTCGGACAGGCGCAGCTATAAAAGACGTGGTGAGAGCATACTTGGTTTGCATGTCAGGCAAGGGAAGCTAGAGAGCCAGCAAAGTGCACAGCAAAGGGTTATGGGATAGAGCTGCATTTGCACCTGCACCTAGAGAGGAAGAAAGGTCGAGGGCTTGGAACTTGGCCATGCATGCGATTGCGATGCATGCAACGTTCTCCTTGACCCTCTCGCTCTTCCTGTAGGTGCAGTGGCATATGCAACTCTATCACAGGCATCCTAGGTACACATCACTCGTCACACATTCTCCCCATCTTCTTGCTTTTGGCTACATCAGAAGCTCAAGGTGTCTTTATGCAAGTAGCTCGTCCAGCTTCAGCTTGGATCGATAATAGGTGAAGAAGAATGGCGTGATATGGCTGCATTTGCACCTGCACCTGCGACCAAGAACAAAGGAAACGCTTTTTGTCCTCCTCAAGTTGCTAGGTGCAGTGGCACATGCAGCCGTACCACATGAATTTTCTGAACACAAGTTGAAGTTACTTCAGTTGTTTTGCCTTCTTTTTTACCCGTCCTGCTGGACTCGTAACTATGTAAATGATGTATTCTTGGCAACTGCCGATTTTCTTGAATATCAGAGCCTCATAGGCAACTAGGGATGCTAGCATGAACACATGATTTTTCCCAAGACAAGTTAAGGATCCATTTGATTGAATTTTTCTAAAGGAAATTTGCAGGATTATTCTAACTTTTAGGAATTTTTTCCCTATATGTGGGTTGCTTGATTTGTACGTACGATTGAAATCCATAAGATGTTTGCCATGTGACTCATTTGCGCTAGAGGCCCCTTGGATTCTAAATATTATAGGATTTTGGTAGAATTACAGTCCCCAGGATTTTTTCCCTATGGACTGTCTTTGGATTAAAGGGAGATTGTGCTACTTTCTCCGATCCATATTATTTGTCGCTCAGACGAATGTATCTAATATTAAAATACAGTAATATATATgtttgagcgacaagtaatataTATCTGGATCAGAGAGAGTACCTAGAATTCTAGGATTGAATTTGGTTGTCTCAGTCCCGCAGGAATCCGAAACAAACACTACAACCTCTTTTCAAGACTCAATCGCGTAGGATCAAGGTATATTTATTGTCTTCCACCCAAAGGACCATTCCTATTTTGCATCTCTTTGTTTTGCACTAGTAAATCTGTTACATTGTTGTGTTTATTCTATTCGTGTGTTTCTAATCCAATCCAAAGAGGAGTCTTAAGAAAATTCTCATCCAGTCCAACCTCTCGTGATGAATCCTATGTTTTTGCAATTATATGTACCAAACCTATTACATTTCTATGTTCATCCTATTCATACGTTCTCAATCCAGTGATCCAAAGGGAGTCCTAAGAAAAATTcgcatccactccaacctctcgTGAAGAATGCTATGTTTTTCCTACACATGATCAAAGCTTCATGCAACTATATACTTTCATGATGGCATGTCACTCTACTCCTACACGTGAGAACTTACATAACCAAAACAAGATTGAATATTGACATATCATATTATTACACATGCAAATAtgagtggccgtatgcatcgttttGATGCAGAGGCCGAGGAGTCCCCCTTTTCGAAAAACACACACATGCAAATATGTAAATTTCAAGTCACATATGCATGATGTATCAGATGTAGATTAAATTCTCGTAGTTCAACCCATCGAAAAATAAAATATAAATTTTCTTATGAAGATACTGTCAAAATCTTGAACAACAACAAAAAGTAAGACTGAATGACAGTTCTTTTAGGCATGTTCACATTGCTATACTTTTGTAGCAATGAACTGTTTTATGTTTTCCTTTAATAAAGTGTTGATGTGTGTGCATATCGCGCGCTGATAATCATAAAGTGAAAAAATAGCAAATCATCTAAACGAGAAAAATTGGCAGCATTAAAGCATGAAAAATTCTAGAACAAAGGATAACTTAATGCTTGGAGGTTTGTGCATCTTAAGCTCAGTAACGAAAACTTCTAGATAGTACATGTGGCAAAATAGGAGTAGGTCCTTACAAAGACTTGTCAACTCTCCACTGCTAGGTTAACTTCATCCAACATCCAATATTCAGATTTGTCAACAGTACTCAGATTTGTTAACTCTCCACCGCTAGATTAACTTCATCCAACATCCAatattcacacactatatagtagtatagatatagatgttTTTACTATTCGCACGTTTAGAAATCCTacaaatcaaagaggccctaaaGTTACTTTAGATGTTTTTCTCCTAGTCCCTGTCCTGCTTGAGCCATAACTATGTAGGAGTACTCCTTTCGTTAAAATAAGTGTCGTGTTTCAGCTCAAATCTGAACTAAAGCCACGACACTTATTTTAAAACGGAGGAAGTAAATGATGCACTCGTGGGTACTACTGTTTTTTTTTGCGATGGGCTTAAGGCCCAAATATTGAACATCATAGGTCCTTACAAACACACCCATACAACAAAATCTTGGGTTGCCAAAGTCTACTTCCTCCTGCATCCATCGGCAGTCTACTATGAGCTTGTAGAAGCAGCAGCAAAGAAGTCATCGATGCAGACCGGAAGATGCCAGCGACCACAATCTTAAGCAAATCACCGCCCCGAAGAAGAAAACACCAATAAGGGGCTGTAGAGACTCTAAAGACAATGAAAGTTGGCCAAATCCAGATGGATCCAGCAAAAACCATAGCCCCCGCCTACGATAAACGTACAAACGGAACGGGGAGAACATTATTCCTAGTTTAGAACACTGCCGCCGTCTTACCGCCCCAGACCAAACTCAAAGATAAGATAACCTGGGAAAAAATCATACTTGCCGCCGCACGGCAAGTCTGGGTCAGATATCAAGCTCGTCGTTGTCTAGGACCATGCACCGACTCCCTCTTATCCTGTGACCTTGAAAGGTTGGGCCGCCATTGAAGATAGCTACGTTGGATCACCAATGCCACCATGGAACATTATCTCACTAAGATTGCCACTCAAGCACACAAACCCCATCATCTCGCAGCAGCCCTCCACCTCCACAATTAGGCCGCCCCCGATCAGgacctccccgccgccgccacaaGGGCTTTGCCCAGCAACGCGCGCTGGCTGCAGCGAGAGGGGGAGTAGATGGAGGGTGTCTAGGGTTTTGCTCGCGCATCTCGTCCTCTCTCTCCCCACAAAAAAGGTTGCACATGGTACTACCGATTCTTGAATATCAGTCTCATAAGCAACTAGGGATGTTACCACATGACATATGTATCTAAACACACACCCAATATGTCCCAGTCAGCTCATAAGTTAAAGAGTGTGGCTACGTGTCTCAGTAGATGGAGGGTGTCTAGGGTTTTGCTCGCGCATCTCGTCCTCTCTCTCCCCACAAAAAAGGTTGCACATGGTACTACCGATTCTTGAATATCAGTCTCATAAGCAACTAGGGATGTTACCACATGACATATGTATCTAAACACACACCCAATATGTCCCAGTCAGCTCATAAGTTAAAGAGTGTGGCTACGTGTCTCTCCTAGTAAAAAAAAGCAACTAGAGATGTCAGCATGAACACAATAAATAAACTAGATTACAACCAGCTCAGGTTACTGAAGCAACTGCATATGTTCAGTTACAGCCTCAGCAGGCAGCTCAATGAGATTAATAATTTGGGTACAAATAAATTCCAAGGTTCACAGTCCATACAATTGAATCAACGCCCTACATACCTGATTTACTAAGGCTAAAGTTAGTGCAGCTCAACAGGGTTCGTCAAAAAGGAACTAATGCAGCTTACATATAATGGGTTTCGGGGTCAAGAACCAACAATGGTCGATGGCATCTCAGCACATCCAAATTCGAGATAACCCCGCAACTCCAAGAATATCAATCAAGCCTTTCGGGATTATGTCCCACTCCTTGTCACCCTTCGGAACATGTCTTTTATGTTCTTTGATCCTACCTCAGGCTTCAGTTTCTTCGCAGGCCTCCCTTTGCTTGACTTGGCACTGCTATTTCCTACACCCCCCTGTATTGACGCATTGGACAAGCTTAGAGAACATGGTGTGAGCGTTGAAAAAGATCAAGCATTCTTGAGGAGTTTACCTCTGAGGGACGAGCTGGAGCAGGTACCGGAGAACTATCAGCACAAAATGACGTGTCATTGGTTTTGGCCATATCATTTATCTCACTGATGTCTAACCTGCAGTGGAGCAGATTGTGGTAGCGTGAGACAGATGGACAATACCAAACTACTGactcttcttttcttttctatttgTGAGGGACTCTTGTTGAAAGAGACAAGTCTTACTGCAATTTCTTGCAGAGTACCATTAGCCACGGTTCATCCTTCAGGTTTTCACGAATTATTTGGACAGCCTCCTTTACTGTAGCACAAATAGTAAAAACAGCTCCATAAGAACTTTACAGTTCACCTTATCAAGAAAATTTTAAGCTAGGGTTCTAAAATATGACGTGGGTTAGGAATTTCATTTTTGTTAGATGTTCTCGTATTGAAGTAGTACATACCACATGTACAGTTATACTAAGACAGGGTATAACTTATCTATCCCTTTTTCTGTACCCCTCCACTGGGCTTAGATCAATATACTATAAAGCTCCCTTAAGTTACACAGTCCAATTTTGCATGAAAAGAAAGTCCAAGGATTATTGTCATAGCTTAAGGCATTAAACCCATTAAGCATCGCCATAAGGGTGGCCAACCAGCTATGCCATGTGGCGCAAGCTGGTTGGCCACTGTGAGATAGCTTTTGAAAAAAAAAAAGATGGAGATGAGGAATTTTATAAAATACTTTTTTTTTAGATGGAGGTGAGGACTCACGTATTCTTTTAAATGGAGGGCTATGCAAAGTGGCGTTCGCTGGTAGGACACGGCGgtatttttgttttcttttttacTTCTTTTTATGATGGAGGTGAGGATTGTTTTCTGAGATATTTTTTTTAGATGGAGACGAGGACCTCATGTATTTTTTTTAAATGGAAACATGCGCACAACTACCTCTCAAGCGGCGCCACAAGGTGGCGCCCCAACCACTACTGTTGTATATAGATTACACTAATGACCCATGTTCAAATAATATGGTTGTATCAATGTGGAACttatgatcaacatttaactgtTTGATTATGAGATGAACAGACACTTGTAAAATAAACTGGGCAGTAAGATGACGAGAAGTTACAGTGACATACACAGTTCTCTTTCTCCTTGAGCAGCATAATTTTTACCTAATTTGGAGATAGCCTCTTTTATACTGTGTACCTGTAAATGAGATTGAGAGTAGATAGTTAATTCTTGATAGTACAGAGGAAGTGAAAAGGTATGATTTGGAATTCAATTAACCAGAAAGTTGTAATTACGGAAATAAATCAAAACAGAGTAGTAACTTACCATGAAAAACTGTTATCCTTTCTGCTCTCGATCAAGGATCAAGTGAACTAGCGACAGCAGTGCATATCTATTTTATGTTCACGTTTCTGCTTGTTAGCTTTGCCTGTCTAGTTTAATTAGCAATCCTACTAGCTAGCTTTTCTTATATTTTATCTTGTTTTTGCCAGTGCCACCTCCACGCAGGTAGGAACATGATAAGATGCATTACATTGGTTTCTCAATGGTATATCTTAAAATATTTTTGTGACATCAAACGGCTCATCGGTATAATAATAAGAGCATGTCCAACAGAACCCTCAAAAACTCAACCTTCAAAACCAGTTTGAGGGTTGAGAAATTGTCGTTTTGAAGGCCGAAAATCGCTGGCGCAGATCAGTGCCCTCAAACCAACCCTCAAAACAGAATATTCTGTTTTGAGGGTTGGTTTGAGGGCACTGATCTGCGCCAGCGATTTTCGGCCTTCAAAACGACAATTTCTCAACCCTCAAACTGGTTTTGAAGGTTGAGTTTTTGAGGGTTCTGTTGGACATGCTCTTATTATTATACCGATGAGCCGTTTGATGTCACAAAAATATTTTAAGATATACCATTGAGAAACCAATGTAATGCATCTTATCATGTTCCTACCTGCGTGGAGGTGGCACTGGCAAAAACGCGGACGTTGACCGAGTGAGGGTTCGGCCTGGAAAATTGGCCCAAACCCTCACTAGTGCAGGTTGGACTCAAAGTTGAGGGTTCGACCTGGAATTTTTTTTGAGGGTTTAGGGATTTGAGGGTGCTGATCTGCGCCTTTTTTTCTGCTCAACCCTCAAACTGGCAGTTATTTTGAGGGTTTGACCAGTTTGAGGGCTCTGTTAGACATGCTCTAAGCAGCCTTATTGTCCTGCATTCAGATGATCATGCTGTAGGACTGCTGCTCACTAGTTAGTGGTCACTACAGTGAACACTCGTCACCTTCTCAGCAATTGCTCTCTGACATCTTCATCACAGAGGATTGCAGTACCCCAGCGGATGCCCTCTCTGCACTGCAATCAAGTGAATGAGACAATCCCACGCCTACTCAAGGGCTGCTTCGCTCATAAGTGTGGCAAGGTGCTCGCAAAGTTCTCCCTTCAGTTGATCGCACTGCAAGCCGACGATAGCTCCAACATCTGGATCGAGAGCGCAGCCAAGAGTGTAGGCCTTGGCAAGATGAAGGGAGTGTTATCTCCCATCATCCTTATGTTATAGGGGATATGGAGATTGCGCTCTTCGGAGATGCCACGGCCCGTGCTGGTTATTAACTCGATCCTTTCGAGGGCCAGCCACTGGATGCAGTTAGGGCAGGAGGTATGTAAGTTACTTATGGTTCTGGATATGACAAATAAAGCACAAATCATGCATACCCTACGAAGTGTCCAATATGGTCAATGTTTTCTGAACCTGCCTTTTTATACAACTCTATCTAACCAAAGCACACTACAAAATGGTGTGGGCGAATTATGCCTTAGACCCTTAGTAGTCTGAACTTGGGACTTCATTGTTAACACCCTTGTTCAGGGCAAACAACAATAAACATTTAAGTGACTTCAATAATCAGATAAGTGTGCATGTTTTCTTAATGTGGTATGGTGTACCTCCCACCCTAACTGCAGTTCATGTCATTGCTTTCATAAAATGCAATGCAGAACTAGCCTTCTCCACCAAGGATAAAGATCAATAGGGGAGCATAATGAAAGTTGGTAGAGTAAGAACTGACACAACCTACCTTACAGCACATCCAAGTTAAGACCTTGGAATCATCTAGCCTGAAGAACTTCATATTAGCAACTTCTGCAGCAAAGATAACATCAAATGATTCTGTAAGAACTATCGGATATGTTCTTATAGTATGTAAGTAGAGAAATAAATTGTGCCAAAAACAACAAAAGATGGTAAAAGATAGTGTCTGGCACTGGCAGCACAACCGGTAAGAAACcaccatccaagaaaaagaaaacaagATCACATGTATGAACTGTCTAACGTAGTAATGGTGTAGTTTCGAAGACAAGCAGTAGCAAGTGGTCAAAGGGAACAACTGTCAGGTTGCAACTTGCAAGGGAGTACTAGTAATTAACAATGTCACGGCAACTTGATATAGTTGTAATTGTACATTAAATGCATATTCCAAAGACCTACCTTTAACTTCACAAACCAGTTCCATATGCTTTCCTGCTATACTCATGAGGTGCTGATATCCAGGATAACCTTCGATGTATAAAATTTCATCCAACTGTCTGAATTTTCCCAGATCCTTACCGTTCTGCAACACAGGGAAAGGAATTGCTTTTAAATTGAAAAAAAAAGATGATGAAATAAGAATCATGTACTGTAAAATTTATCTTTGACCACACATACCGACATACGTGCAGCTTCGAAAAGTGGTAGAAGAACAAAGATGGGGTCAACAAGTGTGCAATAGTAAACGCTACCATCTGTAGGAAGGAAAGCAGGATTCAATAGCAAAACTAGGCATTGAAAGCAGGAGTACATGATATGCAAAATAGAGAATGAGAAGAACATCATCATTCCTTTATATTATCATGTTCCTTAAAACTAAGGCGATATCTGATTTTCTTGGGTTATAAATTTTAACTGGCAGGTTTGCTGAGGCAAGGTAACAAACCATATAAGCTGCCTATACGAAACAACAATAAGATATGGGCTTCACCCCTAAGGAAAGTAAATCAAGTTCTGCAGAGCAATGGCAAAACTGCATGGCTGGTTTATGCTTCTACCATACCTTCACAGACATAATCTCCCAGGAACCAAGAACCATAACGCTCCTTAAACCAATTGAATTCATGAAGTTGGCCGTCAGTGAACAGATACTGTGTTTCTTCTTCTGTTTGACGATAAGGAAGAGTCAATGCAAGCTGTTGGTCTATCTTTAAAGGATGCTTCTACAACAGAACTACTCTAAATTGGCAATAAA is a window encoding:
- the LOC125528523 gene encoding ribonuclease H2 subunit B-like encodes the protein MALWCENMALPPRVLVAPRPSGANGQGNILLLRHPKLEEETQYLFTDGQLHEFNWFKERYGSWFLGDYVCEDGSVYYCTLVDPIFVLLPLFEAARMSNGKDLGKFRQLDEILYIEGYPGYQHLMSIAGKHMELVCEVKEVANMKFFRLDDSKVLTWMCCKVHSIKEAISKLGKNYAAQGERELLKEAVQIIRENLKDEPWLMVLCKKLQLDISEINDMAKTNDTSFCADSSPVPAPARPSEGGVGNSSAKSSKGRPAKKLKPEVGSKNIKDMFRRVTRSGT